The Amycolatopsis sp. NBC_01480 genome segment GCGCACGAAGCCGTCCGGAACGCCGTGGCTGCCGGGGAGTCACGGTGAACACCTCCGGACCGGGCGTCGACACCCACGAGATGGTGCTGATGCACCGCGTCATCCGGCGCGAGTTCGGTCAGCTCCCCCGGCTGTTCCGCGCCGCGGCCAGCAACCGTGCGCGATCCAAGGTCGTCGGCGCGCACGCCCGGGAGATGCTGGACTTCCTCCACACGCACCACACCGGCGAGGACGAGCTGCTTTTCCCCTTGCTGCGCAAGCGAACCACGCTCGACCCGGAACTGATGGACCGGATGGACGCGCAGCACGCGCAGGTCGACGACGCCGTCGCGGCCCTCGGCAAGGACCTGCCGGCCTGGACAGCCACCGCGGACGCCCCCACTGGCGAGCGGATGGCGGCTCTCGTCGACGCCACGATGCCGACACTGATCGAGCACCTGGCCGAGGAGGAGGAGAAACTGCTCCCGATCGTCTCGGCCACGTTGACGCAAAGCGAATGGGACGCGCTGGGCAAGCACGGCATGAGCGCGATTCCGCTCACCCGGCGGCTGGTCATCCTCGGCCACATCACCGAGGAAACCGATGACACGGAACGGCAGCGGTTCCTGCAGGTCATCCCGGCCCCAGCTCGTTTGGCCTACAAGCTGATCGGCCGCCGTCAGTTCACCCGCGAAACCACCACCATCCGCAGCTGACCCACCCATAGTTTCAAGGAGATCCAATGAGCTTCGATACCCGCGCGGGCACGCGCGGCGGCAAGGTTCCCGCGGGACGGTTCGTTCGCGCGTTCAACAAACTGGCCGAGCGATGGCTGCGTCTTAGGGGTGGCCGTGTCATGGGTTTCAGTGCGCTGGTGCTGACGACCACCGGCGCCAAGACCGGTGCCGAGCGCACCACGCCGGTCGGCTACTTCCCCGATGAGGATGGAAGCTGGCTGATCGTGGCGTCCGCGAATGGCGCGGCGGGCAATCCGGGCTGGTACTACAACATCGGCGCGCATCCGGACAAGGTCCGCGCGGAGGTCGATGGCCGCGCGGTCACCGTCGTGCCCCAGCAGTTGCACGGTCCTGAGCGCGAGGCGGC includes the following:
- a CDS encoding hemerythrin domain-containing protein encodes the protein MNTSGPGVDTHEMVLMHRVIRREFGQLPRLFRAAASNRARSKVVGAHAREMLDFLHTHHTGEDELLFPLLRKRTTLDPELMDRMDAQHAQVDDAVAALGKDLPAWTATADAPTGERMAALVDATMPTLIEHLAEEEEKLLPIVSATLTQSEWDALGKHGMSAIPLTRRLVILGHITEETDDTERQRFLQVIPAPARLAYKLIGRRQFTRETTTIRS
- a CDS encoding nitroreductase/quinone reductase family protein, with the protein product MSFDTRAGTRGGKVPAGRFVRAFNKLAERWLRLRGGRVMGFSALVLTTTGAKTGAERTTPVGYFPDEDGSWLIVASANGAAGNPGWYYNIGAHPDKVRAEVDGRAVTVVPQQLHGPEREAAWKQITAASSRFAQYQEKTDRELPIIRLTPQY